A section of the Ornithinimicrobium sufpigmenti genome encodes:
- a CDS encoding NADH-quinone oxidoreductase subunit A: MREYLVVALALLAGIAVVAAAMGGRRLLAPVDPSAAKLATYESGVDPVGSGWEQGSVRYVVFALLYVIFAVDAVYLFPWALVIRTELGLASLVEMAIFIGVLVVALLHVWRRGLLRWW; this comes from the coding sequence ATGCGTGAGTATCTCGTCGTCGCCCTCGCCCTGCTGGCGGGCATCGCCGTCGTGGCGGCCGCCATGGGTGGCCGGCGCCTGCTCGCGCCCGTCGACCCGTCGGCCGCCAAGCTGGCGACCTACGAGTCCGGCGTCGACCCCGTCGGGTCGGGGTGGGAGCAGGGCAGCGTCCGGTATGTCGTCTTCGCGCTGCTCTACGTGATCTTCGCGGTCGACGCCGTCTACCTCTTCCCCTGGGCGCTGGTCATCCGCACCGAGCTGGGCCTGGCCTCGCTGGTCGAGATGGCGATCTTCATCGGGGTGCTCGTCGTGGCGCTGCTGCACGTGTGGCGGCGCGGTCTGCTGAGGTGGTGGTGA
- a CDS encoding ABC transporter ATP-binding protein has protein sequence MGQVEVTEMQVQRGGHLVLAPTTFCVDPGTVLAITGANGSGKTTLLRVLAGLERPSAGRCQVAGRPVDERDPAFRRAVAALVGPPPTARDLTVLEHLELVARTWGSDAVTARRTADQLLAELGLTRLAQRFPHQLSSGQAQLCALALTLVRPADVLLLDEPEQRLDEDRLAAVSRLLDRRRREGTTLVVATHHRGLVVALGADELVLREAA, from the coding sequence ATGGGGCAGGTGGAGGTCACCGAGATGCAGGTGCAGCGAGGGGGACACCTGGTGCTGGCGCCCACGACCTTCTGCGTGGACCCCGGCACGGTGCTGGCCATCACCGGTGCCAACGGCTCCGGCAAGACCACGCTGCTGCGGGTCCTGGCCGGGCTGGAACGGCCGAGCGCCGGCCGGTGCCAGGTCGCCGGGCGTCCGGTGGACGAGCGTGACCCCGCCTTTCGCCGGGCGGTCGCCGCTCTGGTCGGCCCGCCCCCGACCGCCCGGGACCTCACGGTCCTCGAGCACCTGGAGCTCGTAGCCAGGACGTGGGGCAGCGACGCGGTGACGGCCCGGCGGACCGCCGATCAGCTGCTCGCCGAGCTCGGGCTCACCCGGCTGGCGCAACGCTTCCCGCACCAGCTCTCGTCCGGCCAGGCGCAGCTGTGCGCGCTCGCCCTGACCCTGGTCCGTCCCGCGGACGTGCTGCTTCTCGACGAGCCCGAGCAGCGGCTGGACGAGGACCGGCTGGCCGCCGTCAGCCGCCTGCTCGACCGACGACGCCGCGAGGGGACGACCTTGGTCGTGGCCACGCACCACCGCGGGCTGGTGGTGGCGCTCGGCGCCGACGAGCTGGTCCTGCGGGAAGCGGCCTGA
- a CDS encoding TraR/DksA family transcriptional regulator encodes MHEDVRSQLEAKERELVDQMGQLTRPQQDQGSISFGKRVGDGTAMAVDRLAAVSAHDNLQGLLNEVRHARTRLDEGRYGVCEECGEPIPEGRLEARPWATRCVRHS; translated from the coding sequence ATGCACGAGGACGTCAGGTCGCAGCTGGAGGCGAAGGAGCGCGAGCTCGTGGACCAGATGGGGCAGCTGACCCGGCCGCAGCAGGACCAGGGCAGCATCTCCTTCGGCAAGCGGGTCGGGGACGGGACGGCGATGGCGGTCGACCGGCTGGCGGCGGTGAGCGCCCATGACAACCTGCAGGGCCTGCTGAACGAGGTGCGGCACGCCCGCACGCGCCTGGACGAGGGCCGGTACGGCGTGTGCGAGGAGTGCGGAGAGCCGATCCCCGAGGGCCGGCTGGAGGCCCGGCCGTGGGCCACGCGGTGCGTCCGGCACAGTTGA
- a CDS encoding serine hydrolase, protein MPTRTAGAHRATAGRATAGRGSTGAVAVAAAAALLLTACTGGEEDPMSQDPTSATATTTELSTTTAAPAPDSMTAGPDDAAATTAPGSTPPSEVDPAAVISDEVLLEQTQWALGLLEEEGVVSEEEFAERFDQAFQDQISAFELSVGIGPLRLAGPYTVTDVVVAEGVGRAASLSLHSDQRPLILSIVLDDEGRIETLFYQDDTSGEPPVIGAWADLDAALTELGAEAQVVVGEVRDGTCQTVHTTEGLPEGGEAWPTGSVFKLLVLAGLVDAVEAGELAWDDDLEVTEGVKSLPSGVLQDREAGSTVTVQEAAELMISISDNTATDLLIAAVGQDRLRSSAEQAGVDAERLTPLQTTRELFILGWGVGQDVRDRWSRATAPQERQAVLDDLPQDLSVVDVAAVTTPVWQDGVDWPLTGGEVCSIHARLQHQASTGAGAPVRDILAANPGGQVPDGVTYQGFKGGSAPGVLALSYYVETGTASGTSAQDAPDGFVLTVQTRSGSMIDQLRMSTIVEAGLRHLAGDED, encoded by the coding sequence ATGCCGACCCGCACCGCAGGCGCCCACCGCGCCACCGCTGGCCGCGCCACCGCTGGCCGCGGCTCAACGGGGGCCGTTGCCGTCGCCGCCGCCGCCGCGCTGCTGCTCACCGCCTGCACCGGAGGCGAGGAGGACCCGATGAGCCAGGACCCGACGAGCGCGACAGCGACCACCACCGAGCTGTCGACCACGACCGCGGCACCCGCCCCCGACTCGATGACCGCGGGGCCGGACGACGCAGCGGCGACCACCGCGCCGGGCTCGACCCCACCGTCCGAGGTGGACCCGGCCGCGGTGATCAGCGACGAGGTCCTGCTCGAGCAGACCCAGTGGGCGCTGGGGCTGCTGGAAGAGGAAGGTGTCGTCTCCGAGGAGGAGTTCGCCGAGCGGTTCGACCAGGCCTTCCAGGACCAGATCAGCGCCTTCGAGCTCTCCGTCGGGATCGGCCCCTTGCGCCTCGCTGGTCCCTACACGGTCACCGACGTCGTCGTCGCCGAAGGCGTGGGGCGCGCCGCGAGCCTGTCCCTGCACTCCGACCAGCGCCCGCTCATCCTGTCGATCGTCCTCGACGACGAGGGCCGGATCGAGACGCTCTTCTACCAGGACGACACCTCGGGGGAGCCGCCGGTCATCGGCGCGTGGGCCGACCTGGACGCCGCGCTGACCGAGCTCGGTGCAGAGGCCCAGGTCGTGGTCGGCGAGGTCCGGGACGGCACCTGCCAGACGGTCCACACCACCGAGGGTCTCCCGGAGGGCGGGGAGGCCTGGCCGACCGGCTCCGTCTTCAAGCTGCTCGTGCTGGCCGGGCTCGTGGACGCCGTCGAGGCGGGCGAGCTGGCCTGGGACGACGACCTGGAGGTCACCGAGGGCGTCAAGAGCCTGCCCTCGGGCGTCCTGCAGGACCGGGAGGCCGGCTCGACGGTGACCGTGCAGGAGGCCGCCGAGCTGATGATCTCGATCAGCGACAACACCGCCACCGACCTGCTCATCGCCGCCGTCGGCCAGGACCGGCTGCGCTCCTCGGCGGAGCAGGCAGGCGTCGACGCCGAGCGCCTCACGCCGCTGCAGACGACGCGCGAGCTGTTCATCCTCGGCTGGGGCGTGGGGCAGGACGTCCGGGACCGGTGGTCCCGGGCGACCGCCCCGCAGGAACGTCAGGCCGTCCTCGACGACCTGCCGCAGGACCTGTCGGTGGTGGACGTCGCCGCCGTCACCACCCCGGTCTGGCAGGACGGCGTGGACTGGCCGCTCACCGGGGGCGAGGTGTGCTCCATACACGCCCGGCTGCAGCACCAGGCGAGCACCGGGGCGGGCGCACCGGTGCGGGACATCCTGGCGGCCAACCCGGGCGGGCAGGTGCCGGACGGGGTGACCTACCAGGGCTTCAAGGGTGGCTCGGCCCCCGGCGTCCTGGCGCTGAGCTACTACGTCGAGACCGGCACCGCCTCCGGGACGTCGGCGCAGGACGCTCCCGACGGGTTCGTACTCACGGTGCAGACGCGGAGCGGGTCGATGATCGACCAGCTGCGGATGAGCACGATCGTCGAGGCCGGCCTGCGGCACCTGGCGGGTGACGAGGACTAG
- a CDS encoding amidohydrolase family protein, translating into MSTPVSQPAGDLRPPRSDEEVSAYLDVLGIPGLADLHIHFHPERLTRAIWGYFDKAEEHYGMPWPIHYRTSAEDRLATLARLGVHQVPALTYAHKPGMVADLNAWCADFAAAHPQVLRCATLYPEPGMTEQIRDAVKGDLALVKVHVTVSNLAPDDDLLGGSWELLARARVPVIIHAGTGPRVQGRDTGKAGPEGVARLLATHPDLTLVIAHMGMPEYDEFADLVERHPRVHLDTTMVGTDFMERSAPVPPHFLGRLQELRSRVVLGSDFPTIPYPYAHQLEALHRWGLGEEWLRDVLWHNGRRLLAERVLG; encoded by the coding sequence ATGAGCACGCCCGTGAGCCAGCCGGCCGGTGACCTGCGTCCGCCGCGGTCCGACGAGGAGGTATCCGCCTACCTGGATGTCCTGGGCATTCCGGGACTGGCGGACCTGCACATCCACTTCCACCCGGAGCGGCTCACGCGAGCGATCTGGGGCTACTTCGACAAGGCCGAGGAGCACTACGGCATGCCCTGGCCGATCCACTACCGGACCTCCGCCGAGGATCGGCTGGCGACGCTGGCGCGCCTCGGGGTGCACCAGGTCCCCGCGCTGACCTACGCGCACAAGCCGGGGATGGTGGCCGACCTCAACGCCTGGTGCGCCGACTTCGCGGCGGCGCACCCCCAGGTGCTGCGCTGCGCCACCCTCTACCCCGAACCGGGCATGACCGAGCAGATCCGCGACGCGGTCAAAGGCGACCTCGCCCTGGTCAAGGTGCACGTGACGGTCAGCAACCTGGCTCCCGACGACGACCTCCTGGGTGGCTCGTGGGAGCTGCTCGCCCGTGCTCGCGTGCCGGTCATCATCCACGCCGGCACCGGCCCGCGGGTGCAGGGGCGCGACACCGGCAAGGCCGGCCCGGAGGGTGTGGCACGGCTGCTCGCCACCCATCCCGACCTAACCCTGGTCATCGCCCACATGGGGATGCCGGAGTATGACGAGTTCGCCGACCTGGTGGAGCGCCACCCCCGGGTGCACCTGGACACCACCATGGTCGGCACCGACTTCATGGAGCGCTCGGCGCCGGTACCACCGCATTTCCTGGGCCGCCTGCAGGAGCTGCGCTCCCGCGTGGTGCTGGGCTCGGACTTCCCCACGATCCCCTACCCGTACGCCCACCAGCTGGAGGCGCTGCACCGCTGGGGGCTGGGGGAGGAGTGGCTGCGGGACGTGCTGTGGCACAACGGCCGGCGTCTGCTCGCCGAGCGGGTCCTCGGCTAG
- a CDS encoding ATP-grasp domain-containing protein, with protein MQRRVAFLLGKKPRPGTIVAEVIDLLTASDVFCQVLLPHDQRVRPGDTQDVDLVVHRGLSGADEDLLSTLDAMGAPLCNPWSGSTHLRDRAALHDALVRAGVPSPQGVVHATWAEVLAEESRRRVVVKAVAGPGRGRGVLASPLPPDPRMDGPYLVEELIEHDGVDRKLYVAGEYISGLLKPSTLTRGHTTAGTPFTVDSELDRLARRTLQHLDLHLAGVDVVIGPDGPVVVDVNAFPGYRGVAGAAPAVAAHLVAHVDRLRSVP; from the coding sequence ATGCAGCGTCGCGTCGCCTTCCTCCTGGGCAAGAAGCCCCGCCCGGGCACGATCGTGGCCGAGGTCATCGATCTGCTCACGGCCTCGGACGTCTTCTGCCAGGTGCTGCTCCCGCACGACCAGCGGGTGCGGCCCGGTGACACCCAGGACGTCGACCTCGTCGTGCATCGTGGCCTGTCCGGCGCGGACGAGGACCTGCTGTCGACCCTCGACGCCATGGGGGCCCCGCTGTGCAACCCGTGGTCGGGAAGCACCCACCTCCGCGACCGGGCAGCCCTGCACGACGCCTTGGTGCGCGCGGGCGTGCCCTCGCCGCAGGGCGTCGTGCACGCGACCTGGGCGGAGGTTCTGGCGGAGGAGAGCCGACGGCGGGTCGTGGTCAAGGCGGTCGCCGGCCCGGGCCGCGGCCGCGGCGTGCTCGCCAGCCCTCTGCCGCCGGACCCGCGCATGGACGGCCCTTATCTCGTGGAGGAGCTCATCGAGCACGACGGCGTCGACCGCAAGCTCTACGTGGCCGGCGAGTACATCTCCGGCTTGCTCAAGCCGTCCACGCTGACCCGTGGGCACACCACGGCAGGGACGCCCTTCACGGTGGACTCCGAGCTCGACCGGCTGGCCAGGCGCACCCTGCAGCACCTGGACCTGCACCTGGCCGGCGTCGACGTGGTGATCGGCCCCGACGGGCCGGTCGTGGTCGACGTCAACGCCTTCCCCGGCTACCGCGGCGTCGCAGGGGCGGCCCCCGCGGTGGCTGCGCACCTCGTGGCACACGTGGACCGGCTCCGGTCGGTCCCCTGA
- a CDS encoding fructosamine kinase family protein, whose product MAITGTAHRGTGPDGEAVFTKTLADAPPLFFRREAAGLRALRAAGARVPEVLDVTDEAITLSWVEQGGERTAASEEQFGQELAALHLDSAQGPSAPDVSAPDPEPSPTFGSVDGEPTAYLGACPVDLTTTETWHESWVERRVVPLARRAAEQGALNPAAAALAERISPDHLGPSEPAALLHGDLWGGNRLVDSRGRSWLIDPCAQLGHREVDLAMMQLFGGFSGRVFAAYVEAHPLADGWQERVAVYQTVPLLVHAILFGGGYGVQAGDALREAAG is encoded by the coding sequence ATGGCGATCACCGGCACCGCCCACCGCGGCACAGGCCCCGACGGGGAGGCGGTCTTCACCAAGACGCTCGCGGACGCCCCGCCGCTGTTCTTCCGACGAGAGGCGGCCGGACTGCGAGCCTTGCGGGCGGCAGGTGCCCGGGTGCCCGAGGTGCTCGACGTCACCGACGAGGCGATCACGCTGTCGTGGGTGGAGCAGGGCGGCGAGCGCACGGCCGCCTCGGAGGAGCAGTTCGGCCAGGAGCTCGCTGCGCTGCACCTGGACAGCGCGCAGGGCCCCAGCGCACCGGACGTCAGCGCGCCTGACCCTGAACCGTCGCCGACCTTCGGGTCGGTGGACGGCGAGCCCACGGCATACCTGGGGGCCTGTCCGGTCGACCTCACCACCACCGAGACCTGGCACGAGTCCTGGGTGGAGCGCAGGGTCGTCCCGCTGGCGCGGCGGGCGGCCGAGCAGGGGGCGCTGAACCCGGCCGCTGCGGCGCTGGCCGAGCGGATCAGCCCCGACCACCTCGGCCCGTCGGAGCCGGCCGCACTGCTGCACGGCGACCTCTGGGGCGGCAACCGCCTGGTCGACAGCCGCGGCCGCAGCTGGCTGATCGACCCGTGCGCCCAGCTCGGGCACCGCGAGGTGGACCTGGCGATGATGCAGCTCTTCGGCGGCTTCAGCGGGCGGGTGTTCGCGGCGTACGTCGAGGCGCACCCGCTGGCCGACGGCTGGCAAGAACGGGTCGCGGTCTACCAGACGGTGCCGCTGCTGGTGCACGCCATCCTCTTCGGCGGCGGGTATGGCGTGCAGGCCGGCGATGCTCTGCGGGAGGCGGCCGGATGA
- a CDS encoding cytochrome P450 → MGTPRFLPLADPAFDVTGEEVIAAREEGTWARTDYGYALLRHAEVTALLKDRRFRQGNARWPSQNGIHSGMFSDWWQRTLLSLEGQEHLRLRRLLNPAFKQGAVSAMVPGFTELAHELVDAFSERGRVELVTEFAEPYSSRILCRLLGLPETEWEQVAHWADDLGKSFGVRVKEDLPRIEAALEGLYGYCDAVVQDRAAHPRDDLVTRLVEHQQAGDLTAEELSVALVFLAFAGMETTRNQITLALRTLLAHPDQWRLLGEQPELGRNAVEEVMRVNPTVTWITREAVDDVDLGDGLVLNAGDIVQVLSHSAGTDPRAQPDPAFDITVEHPMHMGFGGGVHHCLGHWVARMDMAVALPVLAARMPDARPDGPGEWLPMSGNTGAIRYPIVFTPTPRR, encoded by the coding sequence ATGGGCACGCCACGCTTCCTCCCTCTCGCTGACCCGGCCTTCGACGTGACCGGCGAGGAGGTCATCGCCGCGCGCGAGGAGGGGACGTGGGCGCGTACTGACTACGGCTATGCGCTCCTGCGGCACGCGGAGGTCACCGCGCTGCTGAAGGACCGGCGGTTCCGGCAGGGCAACGCCCGGTGGCCCTCGCAGAACGGCATCCACTCCGGGATGTTCAGCGACTGGTGGCAGCGGACCCTGCTGTCCCTGGAGGGGCAGGAGCATCTTCGGCTGCGGCGGCTGCTCAACCCGGCGTTCAAGCAGGGCGCGGTGAGCGCGATGGTGCCGGGCTTCACCGAGCTGGCCCACGAGCTCGTCGACGCGTTCAGCGAGCGCGGACGTGTCGAGCTGGTCACAGAGTTCGCCGAGCCCTACTCCAGCCGGATCCTGTGCCGCCTGCTCGGGCTGCCGGAGACCGAGTGGGAGCAGGTGGCGCACTGGGCCGACGACCTGGGCAAGAGCTTCGGGGTGCGGGTCAAGGAGGACCTCCCGCGGATCGAGGCGGCGCTGGAAGGGCTCTACGGCTACTGCGACGCCGTGGTCCAGGACCGCGCGGCGCACCCCCGGGACGACCTGGTCACCCGCCTGGTGGAGCACCAGCAGGCCGGCGACCTGACCGCGGAGGAGCTGTCGGTGGCGCTGGTCTTCCTCGCGTTCGCCGGGATGGAGACCACCCGCAACCAGATCACCCTCGCGCTCCGCACGCTGCTGGCGCACCCGGACCAGTGGCGGCTGCTCGGCGAGCAGCCGGAGCTCGGCCGCAACGCCGTCGAGGAGGTGATGCGGGTCAACCCGACCGTCACCTGGATCACCCGGGAGGCCGTCGACGACGTCGACCTGGGCGACGGCCTGGTGCTCAACGCCGGCGACATCGTGCAGGTCCTCTCGCACAGCGCCGGCACCGACCCCCGGGCCCAGCCCGACCCCGCCTTCGACATCACCGTCGAACACCCCATGCACATGGGTTTCGGCGGCGGCGTCCACCACTGCCTGGGCCACTGGGTGGCGCGGATGGACATGGCGGTCGCGCTGCCGGTCCTCGCCGCCCGGATGCCCGACGCCCGGCCCGACGGCCCCGGCGAGTGGCTGCCGATGTCGGGCAACACCGGCGCGATCCGCTACCCGATCGTCTTCACCCCGACACCGCGCCGCTGA
- a CDS encoding YihY/virulence factor BrkB family protein: MTPCPAPDPGADSDAPTQIPGRGWLLILRRVLLRVGRDRLAMHSASVAFFAVLSVAPVLLTALSVYGAINTPEQALDHLSGIADLLPPALGEVLADQLVSITAASTQLLTLRGLFALLVALGTAMTAMTFLMEALTVAYREEETRGALRRGGLALAFVVGGALALGAVITGTALLTRSLSDAPGWFRATALALVWVLLAVLMAVGLAVLYRFAPDRRGRARWRWISLGATVATALWLGASAALFLYVQNLGTYERTYGSLAGVAISMFWLWLTVLLVVVGAVLNAESERQTARDSTVGPDRPPGRREATVADDVPPHPEDAR, from the coding sequence ATGACGCCGTGCCCGGCTCCTGACCCCGGCGCTGACTCCGACGCGCCGACGCAGATCCCCGGGCGCGGGTGGCTGCTGATCCTCCGTCGGGTGCTCCTGCGGGTCGGTCGCGACCGGCTCGCGATGCACAGCGCGTCCGTCGCCTTCTTCGCCGTGCTGTCGGTCGCGCCCGTGCTGCTCACCGCGCTGTCCGTCTACGGCGCCATCAACACCCCCGAGCAGGCCCTCGACCATCTCTCCGGGATCGCCGACCTGCTGCCCCCGGCGCTCGGGGAGGTGCTGGCCGACCAGCTGGTGTCCATCACCGCCGCCTCGACCCAGCTGCTGACCCTGCGCGGACTGTTCGCGCTCCTGGTCGCCCTCGGGACGGCGATGACCGCGATGACCTTCCTGATGGAAGCCCTGACCGTCGCCTACCGCGAGGAGGAGACCCGTGGCGCCCTGCGCCGGGGTGGCCTGGCTCTGGCGTTCGTGGTGGGCGGCGCCCTGGCGCTGGGAGCAGTGATCACCGGCACTGCCTTGCTCACCCGCTCGCTGTCGGACGCCCCCGGCTGGTTCCGCGCCACTGCCCTGGCCCTGGTGTGGGTGCTGCTCGCCGTGCTGATGGCGGTGGGTCTGGCCGTGCTCTACCGGTTCGCGCCGGACCGGCGGGGGCGGGCCAGGTGGCGCTGGATCAGCCTGGGAGCCACCGTCGCGACCGCCCTGTGGCTGGGGGCCTCTGCCGCGCTCTTCCTCTACGTGCAGAACCTCGGCACCTACGAGCGCACCTACGGCTCCCTGGCAGGGGTGGCGATCAGCATGTTCTGGCTCTGGCTGACCGTCCTGCTCGTGGTGGTGGGTGCCGTCCTCAACGCCGAGAGCGAGCGGCAGACGGCCCGTGACTCCACGGTGGGGCCGGACCGGCCGCCCGGCCGGCGGGAGGCCACGGTCGCCGACGACGTGCCGCCCCACCCGGAGGACGCCCGATGA
- a CDS encoding TraR/DksA family transcriptional regulator: MHDQARKQLAERERQIRAQMEALLAPDAELTQAALARCLGESEAIIVEQQTAGTAHAALQEQLEQVQRAQQRIAEGQYGVCEVCGTAIPQERLEVRPWSTRCVQHG; encoded by the coding sequence ATGCACGACCAGGCACGGAAGCAGCTGGCCGAACGGGAGAGGCAGATCCGGGCGCAGATGGAGGCGCTGCTGGCCCCGGACGCCGAGCTGACGCAGGCAGCGCTGGCACGCTGCCTGGGTGAGAGCGAGGCGATCATCGTCGAGCAGCAGACGGCCGGCACCGCGCACGCCGCGCTCCAGGAGCAGCTGGAGCAGGTGCAGCGGGCGCAGCAGCGGATCGCCGAGGGGCAGTACGGGGTGTGCGAGGTGTGCGGCACGGCCATCCCGCAGGAGCGGCTCGAGGTGCGGCCCTGGTCGACCCGCTGCGTGCAGCACGGTTGA
- a CDS encoding cytochrome P450 translates to MGQLTTVSPPDLVRTLGAVMLPPVVKGPIVRRPRAVTMLERLDAETHALTQMHRLRERYGPDPVQMNLAGRRMAFVLDPEDVHRVLDESPESFAPASLEKRGALGHFQPAGVLASSNEDRLRRRPFNEEVLAAGTTVHPRVGLRMAQIAQEEMDALLGHVDFAGELDWDSYARAWMRVVRRAVLGDGAREDEAVTDELLALRRMGNLSYLAPRRPRLRARFLERLRGYVDRAEPGSLAEVVARTPAPPGTEPHQQIPQWLFAFDAATWASYRALALLTDHPGAADRARAELGQAPDLPFVRSAVLESLRLWPTTPLILREATRETSWRNGTLPEGTSLVIFAPFFHRDDQRLRQAHAFDPDQWLQERTNEDWPLVPFSGGPAMCPGRNVVLLVASTAVGHLIGSRSFSSTAGLEPGRLPSLLSPFRLRFPLSAPTPA, encoded by the coding sequence ATGGGACAGCTCACGACCGTCAGCCCACCCGACCTCGTCCGCACCCTGGGCGCGGTGATGCTGCCGCCGGTGGTCAAGGGCCCGATCGTCCGTCGACCCCGGGCCGTGACCATGCTGGAACGCCTCGACGCCGAGACCCATGCGCTGACCCAGATGCATCGGCTGCGGGAGAGGTACGGCCCGGACCCCGTCCAGATGAATCTCGCCGGCCGCCGGATGGCCTTCGTGCTGGACCCCGAGGACGTCCACCGGGTGCTCGACGAGAGCCCCGAGTCGTTCGCGCCCGCCTCCCTGGAGAAGCGGGGCGCGCTCGGCCACTTCCAGCCGGCCGGCGTGCTCGCGTCGAGCAACGAGGACCGGCTGCGGCGTCGACCCTTCAACGAGGAGGTGCTGGCAGCCGGCACCACCGTGCACCCGCGGGTGGGCCTGCGGATGGCGCAGATCGCCCAGGAGGAGATGGACGCGCTGCTGGGGCACGTCGACTTCGCCGGCGAGCTGGACTGGGACAGCTATGCCCGCGCGTGGATGCGGGTCGTGCGCCGGGCGGTGCTGGGGGACGGTGCGCGGGAGGACGAGGCGGTGACCGATGAGCTGCTGGCCCTGCGCCGGATGGGCAATCTGTCCTACCTGGCGCCGCGGCGGCCGCGCTTGCGAGCCCGGTTCCTGGAGCGGCTGCGCGGGTATGTCGACCGGGCCGAGCCGGGCAGCCTGGCCGAGGTGGTCGCGCGGACGCCGGCCCCTCCCGGGACCGAGCCGCACCAGCAGATCCCGCAGTGGCTGTTCGCCTTCGACGCCGCCACCTGGGCCAGCTACCGGGCGCTGGCACTGCTGACCGACCACCCCGGCGCCGCGGACCGGGCTCGGGCAGAGCTGGGTCAGGCACCGGACCTGCCCTTCGTGCGGTCCGCGGTGCTGGAGTCGCTGCGGCTGTGGCCGACCACGCCGCTCATCCTGCGGGAGGCGACCCGGGAGACCTCCTGGCGGAACGGCACCCTGCCCGAGGGGACCTCCCTCGTGATCTTCGCGCCCTTCTTCCACCGCGACGACCAGCGCCTGCGCCAGGCCCACGCCTTCGACCCCGACCAGTGGCTGCAGGAGCGCACCAACGAGGACTGGCCCTTGGTGCCGTTCAGCGGTGGCCCCGCGATGTGCCCGGGCCGCAACGTCGTGCTGCTGGTCGCCAGCACGGCCGTGGGTCACCTCATCGGGTCGCGGAGCTTCAGCTCCACCGCGGGGCTGGAGCCGGGCAGGCTTCCCTCGCTGCTGTCACCGTTCCGGCTCAGGTTCCCCCTCTCCGCCCCTACCCCTGCCTGA
- a CDS encoding NADH-quinone oxidoreductase subunit B: MVDLPVPRVGAPVEKAPRAVQVVLNWGRKYSLWVFNFGLACCAIEFISASMARHDFIRLGVIPFAPGPRQSDLMVVSGTVTDKMAPSIRRLYEQMPEPKYVISFGACSNSGGPYWDSYCVTKGVDQLIPVDVYVPGCPPRPEALLAGIVQLQQQIAGEVAGQARARRPGARYADRPVSADEVTRGLVAPPEVDCGPTVGPPT; this comes from the coding sequence ATGGTCGACCTGCCCGTCCCTCGCGTGGGGGCCCCCGTGGAGAAGGCGCCCCGTGCCGTCCAGGTCGTCCTCAACTGGGGGCGCAAGTACTCGCTGTGGGTGTTCAACTTCGGCCTGGCCTGCTGCGCGATCGAGTTCATCAGCGCCTCGATGGCCCGGCACGACTTCATCCGGCTCGGGGTCATCCCGTTCGCCCCCGGCCCGCGTCAGTCCGACCTCATGGTGGTCTCCGGCACCGTCACGGACAAGATGGCGCCGTCCATCCGCCGCCTCTACGAGCAGATGCCCGAGCCGAAGTACGTCATCTCCTTCGGCGCCTGCTCCAACTCCGGCGGCCCCTACTGGGACTCCTACTGCGTGACCAAGGGCGTGGACCAGCTGATCCCGGTCGACGTCTACGTCCCCGGCTGCCCGCCGCGCCCCGAGGCCCTGCTGGCGGGGATCGTGCAGCTCCAGCAGCAGATCGCCGGTGAGGTGGCCGGGCAGGCCCGCGCCCGCCGCCCCGGCGCGCGGTATGCCGACCGCCCGGTGTCCGCCGACGAGGTCACCCGAGGCCTGGTGGCCCCGCCGGAGGTCGACTGTGGGCCGACGGTGGGCCCTCCGACGTGA
- a CDS encoding low molecular weight protein-tyrosine-phosphatase: protein MRIMTVCLGNICRSPAAEAVLIHELEKAGMDHVSVTSAGTAPWHVGNRPHEMTIEEGQGRGYTFSTVGIQFLPELFDEADLVLAMDSTNEQDILELARTSQDAAKVVRLGAFASDAAEGVRDVPDPYNGPREGYTTMYDQIEDAVAGLVRALREDSLERVLAEHRTG, encoded by the coding sequence ATGCGCATCATGACCGTCTGCCTGGGAAACATCTGCCGCTCGCCCGCCGCCGAGGCGGTGCTGATCCACGAGCTGGAGAAGGCCGGGATGGACCACGTGAGCGTCACGTCGGCGGGGACCGCGCCGTGGCACGTGGGCAACCGGCCGCACGAGATGACGATCGAGGAGGGCCAGGGCCGGGGCTACACCTTCAGCACGGTGGGCATCCAGTTCCTGCCCGAGCTCTTCGACGAGGCGGACCTCGTCCTGGCGATGGACTCCACCAACGAGCAGGACATCCTGGAGCTGGCCCGCACCTCGCAGGACGCGGCCAAGGTGGTCCGCCTCGGCGCCTTCGCCAGCGACGCTGCTGAGGGGGTCCGCGACGTGCCCGACCCCTACAACGGCCCGCGCGAGGGCTACACGACCATGTACGACCAGATCGAGGACGCCGTCGCCGGCCTCGTGCGCGCCCTGCGGGAGGACTCGCTGGAGCGAGTGCTGGCCGAGCACCGGACCGGCTGA